The genomic segment GATATGCACCCACTAAAAGATCCGCAGACGCTTTACTTGATGAATACGGACTTGAAGTGTGTATAGGAGTTTCCTCTGTAAAGAAAAGATCTGGTCTATCAATAGGTAAATCTCCATAAACTTCATCTGTTGATACTTGATGGTATCTCTTTATTCCATATTTTCTACAAGCATCCATAAGAACAGCCGTACCAATAATATTTGTTTTTAAAAATATTTCTGGATTTTCAATTGAACGATCCACGTGACTTTCAGCTGCAAAATTAACTACCATGTCAGGATGTTCTTTTTCAAACATGTCATATACTGCATCTCTATCAGCTATATCTATTTTATAAAGGCTAAAATTAGAATTATCCTTAACTGATACGAGTGTTTCCATATTTCCAGCATAAGTTAACGCATCTACGCAGATAATTTTATAATCTTTATATTTATTAAGCATATAGTGAACAAAGTTACCACCTATAAACCCTGCTCCACCTGTTACAACTATTTTCATTTTTCACACTCCGTTTTCAATGTACAATTAAAAATTGACAATCGACAATTTAGGATTAAATCCCATTGAACTTCTTAAATTTAATTCTTCAGAAAGACTACAAACTTTTCATCCTTCATTGCCAATTGTACATTGTCAACTGTCAATTCTTTAAGTCCATTATTATTATTTATTATATATAAATGTACAATCGCTATCTTTAAGTAATGGTGCTTTTTTATCTTTTTCAGAAAGGATAGGATTTTCTATTCCCCATTCAACACCAATTTCAGGATCATCAAATTTTATACTTCTATCACTTTCGTAATTATAATAATTATCAGTTTTATAAACAAACTCAACATCATCAGTTAATGTTAAAAATCCATGTCCAAAGCCTCTAGGTATAAATAATTGTTTTTTATTTTCTGCTGAAAGTTCCACAGCTACCCATTCCTTATATGTAGGTGATCCTTTTCTTAAATCTACAGCTACATCTAAGACAGCTCCTTTTACACATCTCACTAACTTAGCTTGAGCATTTTCACCATTTTGAAAATGAATTCCTCTAAGTATTCCTTTTCCCTTAGAATATGATTGATTATCTTGGCAAAAGTCACAAGCAATTTCTGGTGTTTTTATTCTAGAGTAAGTTTCCATAAACCATCCTCTTTCATCTCCAAAAACTTGTGGTTCTACTATGTAAACACCTTCTAATTTAGTTTTTATCAAATTCATTATAGATACCTCTCTTTGATTCATTATTTAGAAATTAATAAATAACTTTCCCTTCAGCAACATTTTTTAAATGTTGTCCATAAGGACTCTTTCCATATTGCTCTGCGCTTTCAAGTAATGTTTTCTTATCTATCCAGCCATTCTTATAAGAAATCTCTTCCAAACAAGCTATCTTAAGACCATGCCTAGTTTCAATTACTTTTACATATTCTGAAGCTTCTGTTAAACTATCTACTGTTCCAGTGTCAAGCCATCCATATCCTCTTCCAAGTGTTATTACATCTAAGTTTCCTTGTTCAAGGTAAATTTTATTTAAATCTGTAATCTCTAATTCTCCTCTTTGGGATGGCTTTAGCCTCTTAGCGTATTCACATACTTTATTATCATAAAAATAAAGCCCTGTTACAGCATAATTAGATTTTGGATTCTCTGGTTTCTCTTCCAACGATACAGCTTTTCCATTAACATCAAATTCTACTACTCCAAAACGTTCTGGATCATCTACATAGTATCCAAAAACTGTTGCACGGCCTTTATTTTCTACTGCTTTTTTCAAATGATTTTTAAGTCCATTTCCGTGAAATATATTATCTCCAAGAATCATTGCACAATTATCATTTCCTATAAATTCTTCTCCCAAAATAAATGCTTGAGCTAGTCCATCTGGAGAGGGCTGCACTTTATAAGATAAATTTATTCCATATCTAGATCCATCACCTAGTAACTTTTCAAAATTAGGTAGATCATTAGGTGTTGAAATTATTAATATATCCTTGATTCCTGCTAACATTAAGGTTGATAATGGATAATAAATCATAGGCTTATCATATACTGGCAATAGTTGTTTTGAAGTTACCATAGTCAGTGGATAAAGCCTTGTCCCACTTCCACCCGCAAGTATTATACCTTTTGTCAAAATAATCACTTCTTCCTATATACTTTTACTTACTAAAATTTCAATATATCGCAATTCTATAGAATTTTGATTATCTAAAATATTGTTCAATCATTCTAGATAAATGTGCTTAACTAAACACTTAAAAATTTTCAAGCCTCTTATTAATAGAAAAGACTTTAAATTTGAAATATATGCACTTTATTCAACTTCTATACTAAATTTTATCATATTATAAAGAATAAATAAATGACTACTCCTATAATTATACATTGGTAGTTAGTCCAATTTATTGAAACCCTTTATTTATTGCAAACTTTTATGTAAAATGATATTATACACCTAAAATATGTATATGTTTTTTTGTTATTTAGTAAATATTTAGACATTTAAAACACAATGACACGATAATGAAGCAGTTTAAATTTGAACTATAAAGGATGATATAGATGATAAAGGAAAATCAAAACCTATTGAATAAATTTAATGCTATTTCAGATATTATAATTTTATTTATTTCAATTACACTAGCATACTTAATTCGTTTTTATATTTTTTCACCTGACACTTATTACATAACTTTAACTACATACATTGAATTTTCTGTTATAATAATTCCAATAAATCTAATTTTGTTTAATTTTTTTAACCTCTATCACTCTTTTAGAACAAGATCGTTTGTAAAAGAATGTAGCGCAATAATTAAGTCCAACACAATTCTTACTGCTGTTCTTCTATCATTGTTATTTGTTCTAAAATTGGTACACATTTCAAGGTTAGTTATTATCATTTTTTATTTTGTGAATATTATGTTAATAATGGCCAAAAGACTGATTTTAAGAAAAATATTATCAAGAATGAGAACTAAAGGGTTAAATTTAAAACATGTAGTAATTGTTGGTGCCGGAGAGGTTGCAAATGAATACTTAGACGTTCTTAAAAATAATAAAAGCTTTGGATATAATTATTCTGGATATGTATCAGATGTTTCTAATTTCCAGGGCAGAAAGCTTGGAAACTATTCTGATTTATATAATGTTTTAAATGAATATAAACCTGATGAAGTTGTTTGTGCTCTTGATCTATCAGATGCAAAATATTTAGAAAATATAGTTTCAGATTGCGAAAAAAGTGGTACAAAAATTTCCATAATACCATTTTGCTATAAATATATTCCAAGCCAACCATATATTGACCAACTCGGAAGCATTCCTCTAATTAATATAAGAAGAATTCCATTAGATAACTTAGGAAATGCCTTTATAAAAAGATCCTTAGACATACTAGGTTCACTTTTTTTAATATTATGTACAAGTCCTATAATGATTATCACTGCTGTGATTATTAAATTCACTTCAAATGGTCCTATAATATTTAAGCAAAAACGTGTTGGATTAAACAAAAATTTATTTGTTATGTATAAATTTAGGTCCATGAAAATTAATTCACAAGAGGAAACAGGCTGGAGTACCGATAATGATCCTAGAAAAACTAAATTTGGTTCCTTTATTCGTAAATTTTCCATAGATGAATTACCTCAATTCTTTAATGTATTAAAAGGTGATATGAGCTTAGTAGGTCCTAGACCTGAGCTCCCACATTTTGTTGAAAACTTTAAAAATGAAATTCCTCTTTACATGGTAAAACATCAAGTAAAACCTGGAATAACTGGATTAGCCCAGGTAAATGGCTATAGAGGTGATACTTCTATAAAAAAAAGAATTGAATTTGATATTCACTATATAGAAAACTGGAATATCTTAATGGATATCAGTATATTGTTTAAAACTGCCTTCAAAGGGTTTAAAAATAATGAAAAAATCAGGATAAATAGCACTAAGTCGACAAATAATGAAGTTAATTTATAACGAAACTTCAATTTCTATTTATTCTTATCAGGAATTTTTATGTACTTAACAAAAACTATCAAGGGAGAAAAAAACGTGAAATTATCTATTATCATTGTAAACTACAATACCTATGATCTCACTAAACAAACAATAGAGTCCGTAATTAAAGAACATCATAACTTTAATTATGAAGTCATACTTGTAGATAATGCATCTAGCGATGGTAGCATCAATAAATTGCAAGATAAATTCAGAAATATCTTAACAACAAAAAAACTCCATATAATCATAAATAAAGATAATTTAGGCTTTGCAAAAGCAAATAATATAGGAATTAAATTTGCTAGAGGAAAATATATACTATTATTAAATTCTGACACTGTGCTTAAAGAAAATTGTTTAGAAAAATGTATAGCCAAAATGGAAAAAGATAAAAACATTGGTGCATTAGGTTGTAAAGTAGTTTTAGCCAATGGTGAGCTAGATCATGCTTGCAAACGTGGTTTTCCAACTCCTAAAGCCTCTTTATATTATTTTTTGAAACTACATGAAAAAAATCCATCAAAGTATGGACAATATAATGCACTTCATCTAAGGGAAGATGATATTGGAGAAGTTGATTGCCTTACTGGAGCATTTATGCTTATGCCAAAACTTATTTTTTACAAAGTAGGTGGCCTTGATGAAGATTTTTTTATGTATGGTGAAGATATAGATTTGTGCTATAAAATTAAAGAATTGGGATATAAGATACTCTACTACCCCGAAGCACAAATCATCCATTATAAAGGTGGCAGTTCTAAAAAGAAAAGATCTAAAGTCATATATGATTTTCATCAAGCAATGTGGATTTTTTACAAAAAACATTATTATAAAAAGTACAATTTTGCTGTAACATTTCTTGTATTTATAGGAATTTGGTTGAAATACTTAGTTCAAATCATAAAGAATTCTTTTAAATAAAGTCAGCATTATTATAAATTCTAAAAATAAAGTACTTTAGATATGGTACTTTATTTTTTAGAACAAAATCGTTTTTACTCTGTCATTCAATTCTTACGCGAATTTATAGATATATGCATACATTGCAATAGCTTATTCTCAATGCTATAATATTACATATTAACATTTGTAAATTACAAAAATAAAAATATTAGGATGTGTAGAAAATGACAAATTCCAGAAACAATTCTAATGAAAAGTCTTTTAACTTTTTTTTGCCTATTGCATTTATATTAAGTATTGTACCTTTAATTGTAAGAATGGCAGCGGTTAAACTTGATGAAAATCTAATTAAGATATGGGGAACAACAGTTAAAACAGATTTATTTTCACAAAGAAAAGCTCTTCTTTTAATAATATTTTCCGTTATATTAATTATCACTTGCGTTATTTTCTTCAAGAAAATATTTAGTAGAAAAGATAAGTTGGTTAATTATATTTTAATCGCATGTGGTGTATTTACACTTTTCACGTTTTTATCTGCAATATTTTCAAAATATAAACAAGTATCCTTTTGGGGAATGTTTGATAGAGCTGAAGGATTTATAATAATTGCGTGTTACATAGTACTTTTTTTATACTCACTCTATACTTTTAAAACTACTAATAATTATAAGTATATTATTACTCCACTTTTAATTTTAGTATTTATTAATGCCTTTTTAGGCCTTTTCCAATATATTGGACAAGATCTAATTAAAACTTCTTTAGGTGCTTCTATTGCAGGTGCTAGTTCCAATTCAGGTATAGATTTACTTAATGAAAAAGGAACTATTTATGGTACTTTGGCTAGTTATAATTACATGGGAAGTTTTGTATCAATTGCTCTACCTATTTTATTTTGCTATACAATTTTCGAAGATGAAGTTATGTACAAAATTCTATCATTTATTGGTACTCTTCTTTCATTTTGGCTCTTATTTGGAAGTACTGCACGTTCAGGGATTATTGGTGTATTAGGTGCTTTAATATTTGGTATTATAATATTCTATAAACCTCTTATTAAACGTTGGAAAGGTATCTTGATTGGTGTTATTACCTTAATTATATTGTTTGTTGGCGCAAACTTCGCATCTAAAGGAAGTCTTTTCAAAAGAATCCCTAGCTTAGCATCGGATGCTTTCAGTATTTTTAAAGATACTAGTGATTTAGATTATACAAATTATACTCCTGTGAAAGATATTAAGTATATAGACTCAACGACAGAAGTTGTACTACCTAATGATACTTTAAAAATAACTTACGAAAGTGGTAATCCTGTATTTAAAAATTCAAATGGTGAAGTTGTTCCATATGCTTTAAATGGCAAAGTATTATCAACAAATATTGAAACTTTTAAAAATATCACATTTGCTTTTGGAAAGCTTGATAAGAAGTCAGTTATCAGTGACTCACTTCTCTTAAATATAAACAATCAACCAACTTTCCTATTTAAGTTAAATGACAACAAAATATTTCACTTAATAGATATGAGCACAAAGAATTATATTGATTTACAAACTCCCGAAACCTTTGGATTTAAAGGTAAAGAAAAATTAGGATCTTCTAGAGGTTACATTTGGTCTAGATCTCTTCCTCTCATAAAAAATACTATGATACTTGGAACTGGTCCTGACACTTTTGTGTTTGACTTTCCACAAGGTGATTTAATAGGTAAATATTATGCTTATGATACTCCAAATATAGTTGTAGATAAGGCTCATAATCTTTATTTGCAAATAGCAATAAATTATGGTGTAATTGCATTAGTTGGATTTATAGCAATGCTTCTTATTTACATTATTGATAGCATAAAGCTTTATGCTCTTAAAAACAACTTTGAAGATAGAAATCAAGCTTTAGGCGCTATTACTTGCCTAGGTATTATAGGATATTTATTTGCTGGGATATTTAACGATTCAGTTGTAGGTGTAGCTCCAATATTTTGGATAATTTTCGGGGTTGGTATTGCAATTAACTTTATGAATAGGGAAAATCTTCGTAAGAAAAGTAATAAATAATAATTGTATCTTAATAAATTAATATTAAATAACCAAGAAGTAATCTGTATTCCCTCTTGGTTATTTTTTCATCTTATTTGAGAATAGTACTTAAATAAAAGAAACATATTTCTATCATTATTCGCTTTAGAGATAAATTATTGAATGCAAATTATATATAGTAGATGTAATTCTCCCAGCAAATAATACTTTAAAGAGAATATATTAAAATGTATCTTACCAATACTCGATCACTATTTACAAAATCATTAATACAGTCTTTTTTCATAAATTAAAACCCTTAGCTCCTAAGGCATAAGAAATTTATCAATTGAATTTAATGAAAATAACACACAACTTCACCCATTCTCTAATTTACAGCATTAGTTATTAACTTAAAGCTGATAGGTTCCATCATACTACGGCGTTTGTATTATAACCTTATGCAATCATACTCACCATAGCTTATTAGATATTAAAATACTCGCTTGCCAATAGAATTACATAAAAATACAAAAATACTAACAATAAAGAAAGGATAAAAAACTTAATAAGAACATTTATATAAAATAAACTAACACAAATGATTGCAATAAAATTTTATTATTACGAAATAATAAATATTATTGATAGGAAATCTAAGAATGGTTTTATAACTTGAAAGTAAAGCTAAAAATGGTTCTCGTATAATTCACTACTAAGGCCTATTAATTTATTCAAGTTAACTATAATATAGTTGGATTTCTTAAATAAATTACCCGATAATAGCGACTCTGGATTTACAACGTTGCAAACAAGGCTGATACTAATATAAATATAGACAAAATATATATCCTAATTCTAAAACTCTAAAGAAGCTATTTTAATATATCTAGATGGTGATTCATGCACACACAATATAAGTGAATTAAATTATCTATTCTCTAAACAGGAATTCCCCCTATTTGTTATCATATCTTACTTTGTGTTTATTGTCATAAAATCCTTTTATTCTATCTAATATGTCTCAATTAATTTTCTACTTTCTAACCTTAATTGAGACTTAACCCATTAGAGTTTCAAATGTGAATTCATTATATAATATATGTTATTGATAAAAAAAGAACAAGGCTAAGCCTTGTCCTTTTCTATTCGTCTAATAAGTTCAGATTAAAAACTATTTAACCCAAGCTCCATTAGCTCCTACATAGTATCCATCAGGAGTTGTTGTGTTAGCTAACATAGCGCCTGATCCATTTAA from the Clostridium beijerinckii genome contains:
- the rfbC gene encoding dTDP-4-dehydrorhamnose 3,5-epimerase, whose product is MNLIKTKLEGVYIVEPQVFGDERGWFMETYSRIKTPEIACDFCQDNQSYSKGKGILRGIHFQNGENAQAKLVRCVKGAVLDVAVDLRKGSPTYKEWVAVELSAENKKQLFIPRGFGHGFLTLTDDVEFVYKTDNYYNYESDRSIKFDDPEIGVEWGIENPILSEKDKKAPLLKDSDCTFIYNK
- the rfbA gene encoding glucose-1-phosphate thymidylyltransferase RfbA, translating into MTKGIILAGGSGTRLYPLTMVTSKQLLPVYDKPMIYYPLSTLMLAGIKDILIISTPNDLPNFEKLLGDGSRYGINLSYKVQPSPDGLAQAFILGEEFIGNDNCAMILGDNIFHGNGLKNHLKKAVENKGRATVFGYYVDDPERFGVVEFDVNGKAVSLEEKPENPKSNYAVTGLYFYDNKVCEYAKRLKPSQRGELEITDLNKIYLEQGNLDVITLGRGYGWLDTGTVDSLTEASEYVKVIETRHGLKIACLEEISYKNGWIDKKTLLESAEQYGKSPYGQHLKNVAEGKVIY
- a CDS encoding undecaprenyl-phosphate glucose phosphotransferase, encoding MIKENQNLLNKFNAISDIIILFISITLAYLIRFYIFSPDTYYITLTTYIEFSVIIIPINLILFNFFNLYHSFRTRSFVKECSAIIKSNTILTAVLLSLLFVLKLVHISRLVIIIFYFVNIMLIMAKRLILRKILSRMRTKGLNLKHVVIVGAGEVANEYLDVLKNNKSFGYNYSGYVSDVSNFQGRKLGNYSDLYNVLNEYKPDEVVCALDLSDAKYLENIVSDCEKSGTKISIIPFCYKYIPSQPYIDQLGSIPLINIRRIPLDNLGNAFIKRSLDILGSLFLILCTSPIMIITAVIIKFTSNGPIIFKQKRVGLNKNLFVMYKFRSMKINSQEETGWSTDNDPRKTKFGSFIRKFSIDELPQFFNVLKGDMSLVGPRPELPHFVENFKNEIPLYMVKHQVKPGITGLAQVNGYRGDTSIKKRIEFDIHYIENWNILMDISILFKTAFKGFKNNEKIRINSTKSTNNEVNL
- a CDS encoding glycosyltransferase family 2 protein, giving the protein MKLSIIIVNYNTYDLTKQTIESVIKEHHNFNYEVILVDNASSDGSINKLQDKFRNILTTKKLHIIINKDNLGFAKANNIGIKFARGKYILLLNSDTVLKENCLEKCIAKMEKDKNIGALGCKVVLANGELDHACKRGFPTPKASLYYFLKLHEKNPSKYGQYNALHLREDDIGEVDCLTGAFMLMPKLIFYKVGGLDEDFFMYGEDIDLCYKIKELGYKILYYPEAQIIHYKGGSSKKKRSKVIYDFHQAMWIFYKKHYYKKYNFAVTFLVFIGIWLKYLVQIIKNSFK
- a CDS encoding O-antigen ligase family protein, with the protein product MTNSRNNSNEKSFNFFLPIAFILSIVPLIVRMAAVKLDENLIKIWGTTVKTDLFSQRKALLLIIFSVILIITCVIFFKKIFSRKDKLVNYILIACGVFTLFTFLSAIFSKYKQVSFWGMFDRAEGFIIIACYIVLFLYSLYTFKTTNNYKYIITPLLILVFINAFLGLFQYIGQDLIKTSLGASIAGASSNSGIDLLNEKGTIYGTLASYNYMGSFVSIALPILFCYTIFEDEVMYKILSFIGTLLSFWLLFGSTARSGIIGVLGALIFGIIIFYKPLIKRWKGILIGVITLIILFVGANFASKGSLFKRIPSLASDAFSIFKDTSDLDYTNYTPVKDIKYIDSTTEVVLPNDTLKITYESGNPVFKNSNGEVVPYALNGKVLSTNIETFKNITFAFGKLDKKSVISDSLLLNINNQPTFLFKLNDNKIFHLIDMSTKNYIDLQTPETFGFKGKEKLGSSRGYIWSRSLPLIKNTMILGTGPDTFVFDFPQGDLIGKYYAYDTPNIVVDKAHNLYLQIAINYGVIALVGFIAMLLIYIIDSIKLYALKNNFEDRNQALGAITCLGIIGYLFAGIFNDSVVGVAPIFWIIFGVGIAINFMNRENLRKKSNK